One Flavobacterium sp. 90 DNA segment encodes these proteins:
- a CDS encoding helix-turn-helix transcriptional regulator → MPIIVNLDVMLAKRKMRSNELAERIGITTANLSVLKTGRAKAIRFSTLELICEVLECQPGDIMEFVKDE, encoded by the coding sequence ATGCCAATCATCGTAAATCTTGATGTAATGCTTGCGAAAAGAAAAATGCGTTCAAACGAATTAGCAGAACGAATTGGCATTACTACAGCCAATCTTTCTGTCCTGAAAACAGGAAGAGCAAAGGCTATTCGGTTTTCGACTTTAGAACTTATCTGTGAAGTTCTTGAATGCCAACCCGGAGATATTATGGAGTTTGTTAAGGACGAATAA
- a CDS encoding DUF2975 domain-containing protein, translated as MKNNNRLVTVLYIISRLSFRAFQLILLFALIFECIPDGSLGGFNSTTHHSKGYLVKTQIQLSIPDTVIFYNNKETGTSGSAAKTSNSEYNAIFNKIKNDKKLSKTYQINNFDIYNSGDHDFNAKKKFDNIEPQGVSSDFNVLVNPKNYFFKAAMLVKNYLAILLALFVSYHLMLLFKQLRANFAFDQLLNNRIQIIGYSFISYQIINMIISIITTQYLSTISYYHYIPKVENSKFQFMNLNTYIEYNWQTLFMGLCLVVLAKLLSYGYDLQNENDLTI; from the coding sequence ATGAAAAACAACAACAGATTAGTAACAGTGCTTTATATTATATCACGATTAAGTTTTCGCGCTTTTCAACTTATTCTATTATTTGCCTTAATTTTTGAATGTATTCCAGATGGAAGTTTAGGAGGATTCAATTCTACCACCCATCATTCAAAAGGATATTTAGTAAAAACCCAAATTCAGTTAAGCATTCCGGACACAGTAATTTTTTACAACAATAAAGAAACAGGAACAAGTGGATCAGCCGCAAAAACAAGCAATAGTGAATACAATGCTATTTTTAATAAAATAAAAAACGATAAAAAATTAAGCAAAACCTATCAAATCAATAATTTTGATATTTATAATTCTGGTGATCATGATTTTAATGCTAAAAAGAAATTTGATAATATAGAACCACAGGGTGTCAGTTCTGATTTTAATGTTCTAGTTAATCCCAAAAATTACTTTTTTAAAGCTGCTATGTTAGTAAAAAATTATCTAGCAATACTTTTAGCGTTATTTGTCAGCTATCATCTTATGCTATTATTTAAACAGTTAAGAGCTAACTTTGCATTTGATCAATTATTAAATAACAGGATCCAAATTATAGGATATTCGTTTATATCATATCAAATTATAAACATGATAATTAGTATTATAACAACGCAATATTTATCAACTATAAGTTATTATCATTATATTCCAAAAGTTGAAAATTCAAAATTTCAATTCATGAATCTTAATACATACATTGAATATAACTGGCAAACGCTGTTTATGGGATTATGTTTGGTAGTTTTAGCAAAATTATTGAGCTATGGATACGATCTACAAAATGAAAATGACTTAACAATATAA
- a CDS encoding pyridoxal phosphate-dependent aminotransferase family protein, producing MKLPENLIQKLENRKQNNSLRQLPSFNNLVDFSSNDYIGFSKSEAIFKQAHHYLIENDIIQNGATGSRLISGNHSLYQIAETFIAQFHDAESALIFNSGYDANVGFFSALPQRNDVILYDELSHASIRDGIVMSNAKSYKFNHNDFEDLERLIVKFPNTTIYIVTETVFSMDGDSPNLEELVMLSEKYNCYLVVDEAHTLGVFGEKGEGLMQYLELHNRIFARIMTFGKGLGCHGAAVLGSVELKEYLVNFARSFIYTTGLSPHSVSTILTAYHQLELEAETIEKLRQNIVLFNQQKNLLGLKPMFVRSKSAIQSAIIPGNENVKRLAQQLQDKGFDVKAILSPTVPEGQERLRFCIHSYNSEEEINQILELLRDFVF from the coding sequence ATGAAATTACCCGAAAACCTGATTCAAAAGCTCGAAAATCGAAAGCAAAATAATTCGTTAAGACAATTGCCAAGTTTCAATAATCTTGTCGATTTTTCTTCAAACGATTATATTGGATTTTCAAAATCTGAAGCTATTTTTAAACAGGCACATCATTATCTAATCGAAAATGATATTATTCAAAATGGAGCGACAGGTTCAAGATTAATTTCGGGAAACCATTCCTTATACCAAATTGCCGAAACCTTTATTGCGCAATTTCATGACGCTGAATCGGCTTTAATCTTTAATTCGGGTTATGATGCCAATGTTGGTTTTTTTAGTGCTTTACCGCAGCGAAACGATGTTATTTTGTATGATGAATTAAGTCATGCTTCTATTCGGGACGGAATCGTAATGTCGAACGCAAAATCATATAAATTCAATCACAATGATTTTGAAGATTTAGAACGTCTTATTGTAAAATTTCCCAATACAACCATTTATATTGTTACCGAAACTGTTTTTTCTATGGATGGAGATTCTCCAAACTTAGAAGAACTTGTTATGCTGTCTGAAAAATACAATTGTTATCTTGTAGTTGATGAAGCACATACTTTGGGTGTTTTTGGAGAAAAAGGCGAAGGTTTGATGCAATATCTCGAATTGCACAACAGGATTTTTGCAAGAATCATGACCTTCGGAAAAGGTTTGGGATGTCATGGCGCTGCCGTTTTAGGAAGTGTAGAACTTAAAGAATATCTGGTAAATTTTGCCCGAAGCTTTATTTATACCACAGGATTATCCCCACATTCGGTTTCTACAATTTTAACCGCGTATCATCAACTCGAATTAGAAGCAGAAACAATCGAAAAACTGCGTCAAAATATTGTGCTTTTTAACCAGCAGAAAAACTTATTAGGCTTAAAGCCAATGTTTGTTCGAAGCAAATCAGCCATACAATCAGCAATAATTCCGGGTAACGAAAATGTAAAACGTCTGGCGCAACAACTACAAGATAAAGGTTTTGATGTAAAGGCAATACTTTCGCCTACAGTTCCGGAAGGACAAGAACGCCTTCGTTTTTGCATTCACAGTTATAATTCAGAGGAAGAAATTAATCAGATTTTGGAGTTGTTAAGAGACTTTGTATTTTAA
- a CDS encoding DUF2007 domain-containing protein: MEENFKLVKSFQYSSEAQIFSGKLESEGIEVYLRDNNIVDSNPIWSNAVGGVKLFVKSEDFEKANIILSDISQFSFDENNRLLKCPNCGAEEIEMVTTIRDNKTFFAFLFSLLFVLLPLYAKHRYKCNKCKFEFN, translated from the coding sequence ATGGAAGAAAATTTTAAATTAGTTAAAAGTTTCCAATATTCATCGGAAGCACAGATTTTTAGTGGAAAATTAGAATCTGAAGGGATTGAAGTTTACTTGCGCGATAATAATATAGTAGATTCAAATCCTATTTGGAGCAATGCTGTTGGAGGAGTCAAGCTTTTTGTAAAAAGCGAAGACTTCGAGAAAGCAAATATAATTTTATCAGATATTAGTCAATTTTCCTTCGATGAAAATAATAGGCTACTTAAATGCCCAAATTGTGGTGCTGAAGAAATTGAAATGGTAACCACGATAAGAGATAATAAGACATTTTTTGCTTTTCTCTTCTCATTGCTTTTTGTTTTGTTGCCTTTATATGCAAAACATAGGTATAAATGCAATAAGTGTAAATTTGAATTTAATTAG
- a CDS encoding TraB/GumN family protein — MKNLFKLIALLFILIFSGTARAQIKSAKLENSLLWEVSGNGLSKPTYLYGTIHMICSGDYFLSDKTKKVFDASEKLVLEINFNDPKEMAEMQQLAMGKEPLTKKLSPEQISKLDAILKKSAGMTIQQVDAFSLVTVMSLISMKTFGCNDLKFYEMDFIEKAKAKNLEIAGLETVKSQFKTLDDAYSDSEMIAMLEESDVEETKQLVTDYKQENLESLYKNTTAENIMNAKAKKYMLDDRNLNWGKILPEMMKKESLFVAVGAAHLAGDLGLINLLKKAGYTVKPVMQ, encoded by the coding sequence ATGAAAAATTTATTCAAATTAATAGCATTATTATTTATACTTATTTTTAGTGGAACAGCAAGAGCACAGATAAAATCTGCAAAACTTGAAAACTCTCTTTTGTGGGAAGTCTCAGGAAACGGATTGTCAAAACCAACTTATTTGTACGGAACGATTCATATGATTTGTTCAGGTGATTATTTCCTTTCGGATAAAACAAAAAAAGTATTTGATGCCTCTGAGAAATTAGTTTTGGAAATCAATTTTAATGACCCAAAAGAAATGGCAGAAATGCAGCAATTGGCGATGGGAAAAGAACCTTTAACTAAAAAATTAAGTCCGGAACAAATATCTAAATTGGATGCGATATTGAAAAAATCAGCTGGAATGACTATTCAGCAAGTAGATGCTTTTAGTTTAGTGACGGTGATGAGTTTAATTTCGATGAAGACTTTTGGTTGTAATGATTTGAAATTCTATGAAATGGATTTTATTGAAAAAGCTAAGGCTAAAAATCTGGAAATTGCCGGATTAGAAACCGTAAAATCTCAGTTTAAAACGTTGGATGATGCTTATTCAGATTCAGAAATGATTGCTATGCTTGAAGAATCAGATGTTGAAGAAACCAAACAATTGGTGACAGACTATAAACAAGAAAACTTAGAATCTTTATATAAAAATACAACGGCTGAAAATATAATGAATGCAAAAGCCAAAAAATATATGCTGGACGACAGAAATTTAAATTGGGGAAAGATTTTGCCTGAAATGATGAAAAAAGAGAGTTTGTTCGTAGCAGTTGGAGCGGCACATTTGGCTGGTGATTTAGGATTAATTAATTTATTGAAAAAAGCAGGATATACAGTGAAACCAGTAATGCAATAG
- a CDS encoding RNA polymerase sigma factor, producing the protein MKEKEQEFLNRIEKHKGILYKVSKMYMDNHDDQQDLFQEIVCQLWKSYESFRNESQFSTWMYRVAVNTAIVFLKKEKRKVDKYEIASENIKEDEGDSHIKESQIDHFYKAVQKLEKIDKAIIFYQLEGFSHKEIGDNLGISEGNARVKLNRAKEKLKEIIKNQGYGF; encoded by the coding sequence TTGAAAGAAAAAGAGCAAGAATTTTTAAATCGGATCGAAAAGCACAAAGGAATCTTGTACAAAGTTTCTAAGATGTATATGGATAATCATGATGATCAACAAGATTTGTTTCAGGAGATTGTTTGTCAACTTTGGAAATCATATGAATCCTTTAGAAATGAAAGTCAGTTTTCGACCTGGATGTATCGCGTTGCCGTAAATACTGCAATTGTTTTTCTTAAAAAAGAGAAACGAAAGGTGGATAAATACGAAATCGCTTCAGAAAATATTAAAGAAGACGAAGGTGATTCGCATATAAAAGAAAGTCAGATTGATCACTTTTATAAAGCTGTTCAAAAACTGGAAAAAATAGACAAAGCGATTATTTTTTATCAACTCGAAGGTTTCTCACACAAAGAAATAGGAGATAATCTTGGAATTTCTGAAGGAAACGCCAGAGTGAAATTGAACAGGGCAAAAGAAAAATTAAAAGAAATTATTAAAAATCAAGGATATGGATTTTAA
- the bioD gene encoding dethiobiotin synthase, whose translation MKIFVTGISTDVGKTIASSIIVESLEADYWKPIQAGDLDNSDSHKIKSKISNQKSKIFENAYKLNTPASPHLAAEIDEITIDLKEIKEPETENHLVIEGAGGIFVPLNETDTIVDLIKPDYKVIVVSRHYLGSINHTLLTIEAIRNRGFEVAGIIFSGSENKSTESLILNKTGIKSIGRIDEEPYFDQNVIREYADLFRENLLKL comes from the coding sequence ATGAAAATATTCGTAACAGGAATTTCAACGGATGTTGGTAAAACCATAGCTTCCTCAATTATTGTTGAGTCTTTAGAAGCTGATTATTGGAAACCCATCCAGGCAGGTGATCTTGACAACTCAGACAGTCACAAGATCAAATCAAAAATCTCCAATCAAAAATCTAAAATTTTCGAAAACGCTTATAAGCTAAATACGCCTGCAAGTCCGCATTTGGCTGCAGAAATAGATGAAATTACAATTGATTTAAAAGAAATAAAAGAACCGGAAACGGAGAATCATTTAGTAATCGAAGGTGCCGGAGGAATTTTTGTTCCGCTAAATGAAACAGATACAATTGTAGATTTGATCAAACCCGATTATAAAGTAATTGTGGTTTCGAGACATTATTTAGGAAGTATCAATCATACTTTATTGACGATCGAAGCAATTCGAAATCGTGGTTTTGAAGTTGCCGGGATTATCTTTAGCGGAAGCGAAAACAAATCTACCGAAAGTTTGATTCTGAATAAAACAGGAATAAAAAGCATTGGAAGAATTGACGAAGAACCGTATTTCGATCAAAATGTCATTAGAGAATATGCCGATTTATTTAGAGAGAACTTATTAAAATTGTAA
- the bioA gene encoding adenosylmethionine--8-amino-7-oxononanoate transaminase — translation MTLTEKDSQYLWHPYTQHKTSQTPIAISRGEGALLWDENNKEYIDAIASWWVNPFGHSNKIIADAIYKQLTTLEHVLFGGFTHEPAINVAEKLIEILPKNQQKIFFSDNGSTAVEVAIKVALQYFFNKGEKRTTIIAFENAFHGDTFAAMAASGISFYTQAFQGMFIDVVRIPVPVKGQEQESFDALRNVIQNHNCAGFIFEPLVQGAAGMVMYEPEALAKLIQICNENKVLTIADEVMTGFGKTGKTFAMDYVSEVPDMICLSKALTGGTIPMAITTFTQEVFDAFYDDDINKALFHGHTFTANPTGCAAALASIDLLQTEEMQANIQRINASHLNFQKKIEKHSKVITARTLGVIFAVEIKSDSEESYYGSMRTKLYNFFIENGIVLRPVGNIVYILPPYIMTDEQLQKVYKTIEKAIEMV, via the coding sequence ATGACATTAACAGAAAAAGACAGCCAATATCTTTGGCATCCTTATACACAACACAAAACGTCACAAACTCCAATCGCGATTTCCAGAGGTGAAGGCGCATTGCTTTGGGACGAGAACAATAAAGAATATATTGACGCAATTGCTTCTTGGTGGGTAAATCCGTTTGGACACAGTAATAAAATTATTGCAGATGCGATTTACAAACAATTGACGACTTTAGAACACGTTTTGTTTGGAGGTTTTACACATGAACCTGCAATAAATGTAGCGGAGAAACTTATTGAAATCCTGCCGAAAAATCAGCAAAAAATATTCTTTTCTGATAATGGTTCAACTGCAGTTGAAGTTGCGATAAAAGTCGCTTTACAATATTTCTTTAATAAAGGCGAAAAACGAACTACGATTATTGCTTTCGAAAATGCTTTTCACGGAGACACTTTTGCGGCAATGGCAGCAAGCGGAATTTCATTTTATACACAAGCTTTTCAAGGAATGTTTATTGATGTGGTCAGAATTCCGGTGCCGGTAAAAGGGCAGGAGCAAGAGAGTTTTGATGCTTTGCGAAATGTGATTCAAAATCATAATTGCGCCGGATTTATTTTCGAACCTTTGGTACAAGGTGCAGCAGGAATGGTAATGTATGAACCGGAAGCTTTGGCAAAATTAATCCAGATTTGTAACGAAAATAAAGTCCTGACTATTGCCGATGAAGTAATGACAGGTTTTGGTAAAACAGGAAAAACCTTCGCAATGGATTATGTTTCGGAAGTTCCGGATATGATTTGCTTGTCTAAAGCGCTAACCGGAGGAACAATCCCAATGGCAATTACAACATTTACGCAAGAGGTTTTTGATGCTTTTTATGATGATGATATTAATAAAGCATTATTCCACGGACATACTTTTACAGCAAATCCAACAGGTTGTGCGGCAGCGCTGGCAAGTATTGATTTGTTGCAAACAGAAGAAATGCAAGCCAATATTCAAAGAATCAACGCAAGTCATTTGAACTTTCAAAAGAAAATTGAAAAGCACTCAAAAGTAATTACTGCCAGAACTCTGGGGGTTATTTTTGCGGTTGAAATTAAATCAGATTCAGAGGAAAGTTATTACGGATCAATGCGAACAAAACTCTATAATTTCTTTATCGAAAATGGTATTGTTTTGAGACCGGTTGGTAATATAGTTTATATTCTTCCGCCGTATATTATGACAGATGAACAACTTCAGAAAGTATATAAAACAATTGAAAAAGCTATTGAAATGGTATAA
- a CDS encoding beta-ketoacyl synthase N-terminal-like domain-containing protein: MNTKISITAFSSISPLGNSADAVWEKYLENEHCFTRQFLDQQETSVASLSAESKQIIAEVRESDIKYKFLDDSVLFALAASRKAVEQAGWKSNDVFGINIGSSRGATDLFEKHYKEYLDTGKAQTLASPTTTLGNISSWIAHDLQSVGPEISHSITCSTALHSLLNGFAWLKSGMADKFLVGGSEAPLTDFTIAQMRALKIYSRINQTEEDWPNLAFDFEKTQNTMILGEGAAVCCLEAGEKENAIAYVTGVGYATEILEHNISISAEADCFQKSMKMALKDENLEDIDVIVMHAPGTIKGDLTELRAIEKVFGSKLPLLTTNKWKIGHTFGASGILSLELALLMMQNDTFIGVPFGEKQNQSGKPIKKALINAVGFGGNAVSILIEKR; this comes from the coding sequence TTGAATACAAAAATATCTATAACAGCTTTTTCGTCTATTTCTCCTTTAGGAAATAGTGCTGATGCCGTTTGGGAAAAATATCTGGAGAACGAACATTGTTTTACGAGACAATTTTTAGATCAACAAGAAACTTCGGTTGCTTCTTTAAGTGCTGAATCAAAACAAATTATTGCTGAAGTCCGTGAATCGGATATTAAATATAAATTTTTAGACGATTCGGTTTTGTTTGCTTTGGCAGCTTCTCGAAAAGCGGTTGAACAGGCGGGATGGAAATCAAATGATGTTTTTGGAATTAATATAGGTTCGTCTCGTGGCGCTACAGATTTATTCGAAAAGCATTATAAAGAATACTTAGATACCGGAAAAGCACAGACATTAGCATCGCCAACAACAACTTTAGGGAATATTTCGTCTTGGATTGCGCACGATTTGCAAAGTGTTGGTCCAGAGATTTCACATTCTATAACGTGCTCAACAGCGCTACATTCTTTATTAAACGGTTTTGCATGGTTAAAATCAGGAATGGCTGATAAGTTTTTGGTTGGCGGAAGTGAAGCTCCTTTAACAGATTTTACGATTGCACAAATGCGTGCTTTAAAGATTTATTCACGTATTAATCAAACAGAAGAAGACTGGCCAAATCTGGCTTTTGATTTTGAGAAAACTCAAAACACTATGATTCTGGGTGAAGGTGCTGCGGTTTGTTGTCTGGAAGCTGGCGAAAAAGAAAATGCAATCGCTTATGTAACCGGAGTTGGATATGCGACAGAGATTTTGGAACATAATATTTCGATTTCTGCGGAGGCAGATTGTTTTCAGAAATCAATGAAAATGGCTTTGAAGGATGAAAATTTAGAAGATATTGACGTAATTGTAATGCACGCGCCTGGAACAATAAAAGGGGATTTAACAGAATTGCGCGCTATCGAAAAAGTCTTCGGATCTAAGTTGCCATTATTGACTACTAATAAATGGAAGATTGGACACACTTTTGGTGCTTCGGGAATATTGAGTTTAGAACTTGCCCTTTTAATGATGCAAAACGACACTTTTATTGGAGTTCCGTTTGGAGAAAAACAAAATCAATCTGGAAAACCAATTAAGAAAGCACTAATAAATGCTGTTGGATTTGGAGGAAATGCCGTTAGTATCTTAATCGAAAAACGATAA
- a CDS encoding T9SS sorting signal type C domain-containing protein has product MSSQTKITTIYTDWNGYWKSNGVTAAGNRPDTENNLLAFEWNSKTYSTGVNDNILNGKPITYSPQKFRALKIQTLGLDANSMYFLQGSKIDGDDAITKLIPPLAGATSTGAELASRLTDGINGLTLGTGIANIKAGSAEFKVGTNNLNLSGLGDNIPDLIVTQVAEPGGNPDTFKFVDKDNNIVGHALSTNFGSMSAIGTYSLDLFRADNAARAFTPAATRDIRMLAIETSEFGITAANAASVDRFVVTFSGSSDCAFIAFNTNSLKIAELTLVTKGTLTSCGKAGDKINYTFEVTNTGEVPITDIKVTDALTGIAISGNPIASLAVGAKTTLTGVYTITAADVTAGKIINTGKVTGVDPSLNTVEFNNTPTTTFLLTPPTITSFTNTTCTTLGTITLSDLPASGTWTVERSPGAVKTTSSGTSITLTGIPAGKYTYKVYNSCFMSPSSAEVTITNQSSTTWDGTTWSTGDPNATKSAIFAGPFTITADIEACSCTINSGVNIIVPAGRTLNIKNALNVVSGGSLTFQNNSSLLQTNGVTNANTGNIIYQRNTQPVRRYDFTYWSTPITNTAQPYKLKDLSPGTLLDKYQSYNSTSSSWNIHLNGLKDMEPAVGYAVRAPQTFSITAPTVYPAVFTGVPNNGNYSVAIYGAKWSLIGNPYPSAIDAEKFIKINHDASPSVDVGSLYFWTHNSPPSSLPSAGGSYDYTSNDYAVFNLSGSTGTGATPPPSGKIAACQSFFMLASAPGVVKFTNDMRISGSNNEFYKTTKVNELEKNRIWLNLTSNQGAFKQVLVGYIEGATNDWDVNYDAATNNGNSFVDFYSINQADKLIIQGRALPFADTDRIPLGYKTTVAGDFIIAIDHADGFFNNQAVYLEDKTTGKVTDLKAGNYTFTTAIGTFTDRFTIAYTKKTLGTGDFENTENDLLVSVKEKVIKVTSTKENIKEVAIYDITGKLLYNKNKIGATELQIQNLQSSTQVLLLKVTLENDFTVTEKIIFQ; this is encoded by the coding sequence ATGTCGAGTCAAACCAAAATAACAACAATATATACAGACTGGAATGGCTACTGGAAATCAAATGGCGTAACTGCTGCCGGAAACAGACCTGACACCGAAAACAATTTACTTGCTTTTGAATGGAATAGCAAAACATATTCAACAGGAGTAAATGACAATATCCTAAATGGAAAACCTATAACGTATAGCCCACAAAAATTTAGAGCACTAAAAATTCAAACCCTAGGTCTGGACGCAAATTCCATGTATTTTTTACAAGGTTCAAAAATAGACGGAGATGACGCAATCACAAAATTAATTCCGCCACTTGCAGGAGCGACGTCAACAGGCGCCGAACTTGCTTCCCGACTTACAGATGGTATTAACGGTTTAACTCTTGGAACGGGTATTGCCAATATAAAAGCAGGTTCAGCAGAATTTAAAGTGGGAACAAATAATCTAAACCTCAGTGGTCTTGGCGATAATATTCCTGATTTAATTGTAACACAAGTAGCAGAGCCGGGAGGTAACCCAGATACTTTCAAATTTGTAGACAAAGACAATAATATTGTCGGTCATGCCTTATCTACAAATTTTGGTTCGATGTCAGCTATTGGTACTTACAGCCTGGATTTATTCCGCGCTGATAATGCTGCCAGAGCTTTTACACCAGCTGCAACCAGAGACATTCGAATGCTGGCAATTGAAACCAGCGAATTTGGTATTACAGCAGCAAATGCGGCAAGTGTAGATCGTTTTGTAGTTACTTTTTCCGGAAGTTCAGATTGTGCTTTTATCGCTTTTAATACCAATTCACTAAAAATAGCCGAGCTAACTTTGGTTACAAAAGGTACATTAACATCTTGCGGGAAAGCTGGAGACAAAATAAACTACACCTTCGAGGTAACCAACACCGGCGAAGTTCCTATCACTGATATTAAAGTTACCGATGCCTTAACCGGAATAGCAATATCAGGAAATCCTATTGCATCATTGGCTGTTGGCGCAAAAACAACGCTAACGGGAGTTTATACCATTACCGCAGCAGATGTTACTGCAGGTAAAATTATAAACACAGGAAAAGTTACCGGAGTCGATCCATCATTAAACACCGTTGAATTTAATAATACACCTACAACGACATTTTTGTTAACACCGCCAACGATCACTAGTTTTACAAATACCACATGTACCACTTTGGGAACTATTACATTAAGTGATTTACCCGCTAGCGGAACATGGACTGTTGAAAGAAGTCCGGGAGCAGTGAAAACTACGAGTTCAGGAACATCAATTACGCTTACAGGAATTCCGGCTGGAAAATATACTTATAAAGTTTATAATTCCTGCTTCATGTCTCCGTCAAGCGCTGAAGTTACCATTACAAATCAATCTTCTACAACCTGGGACGGAACCACATGGTCAACTGGTGATCCAAATGCGACCAAAAGTGCCATATTTGCCGGACCTTTTACAATAACAGCAGACATAGAAGCTTGTTCTTGTACCATTAATTCAGGGGTTAATATAATTGTTCCTGCAGGACGTACTTTAAACATTAAAAATGCACTTAATGTTGTCTCTGGAGGATCTCTAACATTTCAGAACAATTCAAGTTTATTACAAACTAATGGAGTTACCAATGCAAACACCGGCAATATTATCTATCAACGTAATACACAACCTGTTCGTCGATATGATTTTACTTATTGGTCAACGCCAATAACAAATACTGCCCAACCTTATAAGCTTAAGGACTTATCTCCGGGTACTTTATTAGACAAGTATCAGAGCTATAATTCGACATCATCATCATGGAACATTCATTTAAACGGATTGAAAGATATGGAACCTGCTGTAGGTTATGCAGTAAGAGCTCCGCAAACTTTTTCGATTACTGCTCCTACAGTTTATCCGGCAGTCTTTACAGGAGTTCCTAATAACGGTAATTATTCAGTTGCGATATATGGTGCAAAATGGAGTTTAATAGGAAACCCGTATCCATCAGCAATAGATGCAGAAAAATTTATTAAAATTAACCATGATGCTTCACCATCTGTAGATGTTGGATCACTATACTTTTGGACGCATAATTCCCCTCCAAGTAGTTTACCTTCAGCAGGTGGTTCATATGATTACACCAGTAACGATTATGCCGTCTTTAATTTATCCGGCTCAACGGGAACAGGCGCAACACCTCCTCCATCAGGCAAAATAGCTGCCTGTCAGTCTTTCTTTATGTTGGCTTCTGCTCCGGGTGTTGTTAAGTTCACAAATGATATGCGTATAAGCGGAAGCAATAATGAATTTTATAAAACTACAAAAGTAAATGAGCTCGAGAAAAATCGTATTTGGTTAAATCTTACCAGTAATCAGGGAGCTTTCAAACAAGTTTTGGTTGGTTATATCGAAGGCGCAACAAATGACTGGGATGTTAATTATGATGCTGCTACAAATAATGGTAATAGTTTTGTAGATTTCTACAGTATCAATCAAGCAGATAAATTGATTATTCAGGGACGTGCTTTACCATTTGCAGATACAGATAGAATTCCGTTAGGATATAAAACTACTGTTGCGGGTGATTTCATAATTGCAATCGATCATGCTGACGGATTTTTCAATAATCAGGCAGTATATCTGGAAGATAAAACAACTGGAAAAGTTACTGACTTAAAAGCAGGTAACTATACTTTTACAACTGCGATTGGAACTTTTACAGACCGTTTTACAATTGCTTATACCAAGAAAACTCTTGGAACAGGAGATTTTGAAAACACTGAAAACGATCTTTTAGTTTCTGTAAAAGAGAAAGTGATTAAAGTAACTTCTACTAAAGAAAACATTAAAGAAGTTGCTATTTATGATATCACCGGAAAACTTCTTTATAATAAGAATAAAATTGGCGCTACTGAACTACAAATACAAAACCTTCAATCAAGCACTCAGGTTTTATTGCTAAAAGTTACTTTAGAAAATGACTTTACAGTAACCGAAAAAATAATATTTCAATAG